GTTGACGAAACCCCAGCCCTCGCCGGCCGGGTCGCCGATCAGCTCGGAGCAGAAGCGGTTCACGTCGTCGTAGTTGCCCTCGATACCGACGAGCTCACCGCCGTAGACCGCGGCCATGACGACCTTGCCCTGCTCCAGGTCGTGCGGGATGAACACGCACGAACGGAAGCCGGCCCGCGCTGCGGCGGCACCGACAGCACCGGCCAGGTTGCCCGTCGACGAGCAGGACAGCGTGGTGAAGCCGAAGGCGCGCGCCGCCTCCAGCGCCTGCGCCACCACCCGGTCCTTGAAGGAGTGCGTCGGGTTGCCGGAGTCGTCCTTGACGAAGAGCTTGCCGGCGTCGACACCCAGCTCGCGCGCGAGGTTGTCGGCCTTGACGAGCTTGGTCCAGCCCGGGTTGATGTTGGGCTTGTCGGCCACGTCCGCGGGGACGGGCAGCAGCGGTGCGTACCGCCAGATGTTCGCGGGTCCCGCCTCGATCCGCTTACGCAGCTCTTCGGCGTCGTAGGCCGAGAAGTCGTAGGCGATCTCGAGCGGGCCGAAACACTCCTCGCACGCGAAGACCGGGCCGAGGGGTACTCGGTGACCGCATTCGCGGCACGAGAGGGCCGCGGCGGGGCCGAGGTCCACGGTGTGGGTGGTGCTTGCAACTGTCTGCGCAGCCATGTGAGGCGAGGCCCTTTCTCCTCATCTTTCTCACGACGCATCTCGCCGTGAGACGGATTTGGCACCTTCCCTAGCCGGGAGCCTCGCTGTGGAAGACGAGACCGACTGGAGGGTTGCCGGGGCTTCAACGGGCCGTATCCCTCTGCCCCTCTGGATGAGCGGTATTCAGTTGTAGACGCGAACGACCCGCGACATGCGATGGTCATCAGCGTTGTTCAAGACTGTAACCGAAGGCCAGGACAGTTGAGATAGTCGTCCGAACCGCGAGATGGATCACACACCTCCAGTCGTGATCCGCGACAGTGAGGAGCCGCTTACTGTGCTGGAAGAAGTCGAGCGCTGGCTGAGCACACGCTCCTGGTCCCTGACCGATCGCCCGCTTCACAAGATCCTCGCCGCGAAACGCGCCACGGGCCAGACCGTCAGTGTCGTGCTGCCCGCGCTCAACGAGGAGGAGACGGTCGGCGAGATCGTCGCCGTGATCCGTCACGACCTCATGCACCAGGTCCCGCTCGTCGACGAGATCGTCGTCGTCGACTCGGGATCGACCGACCGCACCTCCGAGGTGGCCGCCGCCGCGGGCGCCCGGGTCGTCCACCGCGACGACATCCTGCCGCGCATTCCGGCCGTCCCCGGCAAGGGCGAGGTCCTGTGGCGCTCGCTCCTCGTCACCAGCGGCGACCTCGTCTGCTTCATCGACGCGGACCTGAAGGAGTTCAAGTCGGACTTCGTCTCCGGCATCGTCGGCCCGCTGCTCACCGACCCGGAGGTCGACCTCGTCAAGGGGATGTACGACCGTCCGCTCGGCGGCGCGGCAGGCCAGGGCGGCCGGGTGACGGAACTGATGGCCCGCCCGCTCCTCAACATGCACTGGCCGCAGCTGGCCGGATTCGTCCAGCCGCTGGGCGGTGAGTACGCGGCCCGCCGCTCCCTGCTGGAACAGCTCCCGTTCCCCGTCGGCTACGGCGTGGAGCTGGGCATGCTGGTAGACGCCCTGCATCTGGTGGGCCTCGACGCCCTCGCCCAGGTCGACGTCGGCGTGCGCAAGCACCGGCACCAGGACGGCCAGGCGCTGGGCCGGATGTCGGCCGCGATCTACCGCACGGCCCAGCTGAGGCTGGCCCGCGGGCATCTGATCCGCCCCTCCCTCACCCAGTTCGAACGGAGCGAGGACGGATTCGAACCCCGCACCTACTCCGTGGACACGGAGGAACGGCCTCCGATGGCCGACATCGCCGAGTACCAGTCCCGCAAAGCGGCGTAAATGCGCGCATGGCGTGCGCGTGGCGTAACGGAACGCGCCGGTTGTATACGGCTGATCCGTACGTTTGAGCGGTTCTGGCCTGGGCTAGGTTGAGGCGTATGGCTGCAACCTTCGGTGCTGCGCAGGTACTGGTCGCCTCCAACCGCGGCCCCGTCTCGTACGGGGTGCGCGAGGACGGCTCGCTGCACGCCAAACGCGGCGGCGGCGGGCTGGTGTCCGGTCTCTCCGCGATCGGGCCGGACGCGGACGCCCTGTGGGTCTGCTCGGCCCTCGGCGACGGCGACCGCGAGGCGGTACGGCGCGGAGTCGGCGAGTCCGGTGTGCGGATGCTGGACATTCCGGCCGACGTGCACGCGGACGCGTACAACGGCATCGCGAACTCGGTCCTCTGGTTCGTCCACCACCTGCTGTACCAGACGCCGCTGGAGCCGGTCTTCGACGCGGAGTTCCGGCGGCAGTGGGAGTCGTACGTCCGCTACAACCGCGCGTTCGCCCAGGCGCTGGCGGAGGAGGCGGGGGCCGGAGCGGCGGTGCTGGTGCAGGACTACCACCTGACGCTGGTGCCGGGCATGCTCCGCGAACTCCGCCCCGACCTGCGGATCGGCCACTTCTCGCACACGCCGTGGGCGCCGGTCGAGTACTTCCGCATGCTGCCGGACGACATCTCCGAGCAGGTGCTGCGCGGGATGCTCGGCGCCGACCGGCTGGGCTTCCTCACCCACCGCTGGGCCGACGCGTTCACCGCGTGCGCCGAGGCCCTCGTCGGCGGGCTCGGCGACACCCGGGTCGGCGTGCACGGGCTGGGCGCCGACGCCGACTTCCTGCGCCGGCGCTCGCACGAGACCGACGTCGAGGAACGGATGGCCGCACTGCGGGCCGAGATCGGCCCGGGCCGGCAGACCATCGTCCGGGTCGACCGCACCGAGCTGTCCAAGAACATCGTGCGCGGCCTGCTGGCGTACCGGCAGCTCCTCGACGACCACCCCGAGCTGCGCGGGCGGGTCGTGCATGTCGCGTTC
This genomic window from Streptomyces sp. DG2A-72 contains:
- the thrC gene encoding threonine synthase; translated protein: MAAQTVASTTHTVDLGPAAALSCRECGHRVPLGPVFACEECFGPLEIAYDFSAYDAEELRKRIEAGPANIWRYAPLLPVPADVADKPNINPGWTKLVKADNLARELGVDAGKLFVKDDSGNPTHSFKDRVVAQALEAARAFGFTTLSCSSTGNLAGAVGAAAARAGFRSCVFIPHDLEQGKVVMAAVYGGELVGIEGNYDDVNRFCSELIGDPAGEGWGFVNVNLRPYYAEGSKTLAYEICEQLGWQLPDQLVVPIASGSQLTKIDKGLQELIKLGLVADKPYKIFGAQAEGCSPVSIAFKGGHDVVRPQKPNTIAKSLAIGNPADGPYVLDIARRTGGAVEDVTDEQVVDAIKLLARTEGIFAETAGGVTVGVTKKLIEDGVLDPTLTTVVLNTGDGLKTLDAVAGTGLTATIRPNLDSFREAGLG
- a CDS encoding glucosyl-3-phosphoglycerate synthase, coding for MLEEVERWLSTRSWSLTDRPLHKILAAKRATGQTVSVVLPALNEEETVGEIVAVIRHDLMHQVPLVDEIVVVDSGSTDRTSEVAAAAGARVVHRDDILPRIPAVPGKGEVLWRSLLVTSGDLVCFIDADLKEFKSDFVSGIVGPLLTDPEVDLVKGMYDRPLGGAAGQGGRVTELMARPLLNMHWPQLAGFVQPLGGEYAARRSLLEQLPFPVGYGVELGMLVDALHLVGLDALAQVDVGVRKHRHQDGQALGRMSAAIYRTAQLRLARGHLIRPSLTQFERSEDGFEPRTYSVDTEERPPMADIAEYQSRKAA
- a CDS encoding trehalose-6-phosphate synthase — encoded protein: MAATFGAAQVLVASNRGPVSYGVREDGSLHAKRGGGGLVSGLSAIGPDADALWVCSALGDGDREAVRRGVGESGVRMLDIPADVHADAYNGIANSVLWFVHHLLYQTPLEPVFDAEFRRQWESYVRYNRAFAQALAEEAGAGAAVLVQDYHLTLVPGMLRELRPDLRIGHFSHTPWAPVEYFRMLPDDISEQVLRGMLGADRLGFLTHRWADAFTACAEALVGGLGDTRVGVHGLGADADFLRRRSHETDVEERMAALRAEIGPGRQTIVRVDRTELSKNIVRGLLAYRQLLDDHPELRGRVVHVAFAYPSRQDLAVYREYTAEVQRLAEEINSGYGTADWTPVVLHVKDDFARSLAAYRLADVALVNPIRDGMNLVAKEMPVVSDEGCVLVLSREAGAYEELGEDAITVNPYDVTGTAEALYEALTMPAGERGERTKRLSAAATSLPPAQWFLDQLDALPDTGRQLRQ